A genomic window from Periweissella cryptocerci includes:
- the cydD gene encoding thiol reductant ABC exporter subunit CydD encodes MIDRRLFKLPGIRKTLMMLAALTVLQAFSVLFQGKFLSESIVVLWKQNPMNQAIIFIVGFIVAFAIRHILTVLKNYAMGKWVEKTTQDMRHNLLVKISELGPQVIQKKGTGNAVTLTLEGMDKVQSYLMLVMIKMFDMSIIPWILLVYMFTISWPEALFLLAIYPVVILFMIILGLAAQAKADKEYANFTRLSNHFVDALRGLPTLKQLGLSKKYADNIHEVSEDYRKSVLSTLKIAILSTFTLDFFTTLSIAVVAVFLGFSLLDGHMTLLPALTMLVLAPEYFLPLRNFANDYHATLDGKNAMTDVLEVLETPTPQADKDFKLTTWTPQDSLNFTNVQLTYPDGQAPALNAINFSAHGYQRIGLVGKSGSGKSTLLDLIGGFLQPDADTNGTIKLDDYQLAHLQQAAWQQQFQYIPQAPYLFHATLAENIKFYQPNASIDAITAAVEQAGLTELVQDLPAGLDTMIGESGQAVSGGQAQRIALARAFLSPDRHVLLFDEPTAHLDIETEINLKKAMLPLLENHLVFFATHRLHWLNEMDYVLVMDNGQIVEQGTPTELLAQNGAYVALRQEMGELGGLD; translated from the coding sequence ATGATTGATCGGCGTTTATTCAAATTGCCGGGAATTCGTAAAACACTTATGATGCTTGCAGCGCTCACCGTGTTGCAAGCATTTAGTGTATTATTCCAAGGTAAATTTTTAAGTGAAAGTATTGTTGTTTTATGGAAACAAAACCCTATGAATCAAGCGATTATTTTTATCGTAGGTTTCATTGTGGCCTTTGCGATTCGTCATATTCTGACGGTTTTAAAGAATTACGCAATGGGCAAATGGGTCGAAAAAACCACCCAAGATATGCGCCACAATTTGCTAGTTAAAATCAGTGAACTGGGACCCCAAGTTATTCAAAAAAAGGGGACCGGGAATGCGGTTACTTTGACCCTTGAGGGCATGGATAAAGTGCAATCGTACTTGATGTTAGTCATGATTAAGATGTTTGATATGTCAATTATTCCATGGATTTTATTGGTATATATGTTCACGATTTCTTGGCCCGAAGCGTTATTCTTGTTAGCGATTTATCCGGTCGTGATTTTGTTCATGATAATTTTAGGACTAGCCGCCCAAGCCAAGGCAGATAAAGAATATGCGAATTTTACCCGTTTGAGTAATCACTTTGTTGATGCTTTGCGGGGATTACCAACCTTGAAACAATTAGGTTTGAGTAAAAAATATGCGGATAACATCCATGAAGTTTCAGAAGATTATCGTAAGTCAGTGCTCTCAACACTGAAGATTGCCATTCTTTCAACGTTTACGTTGGACTTCTTTACGACGTTGTCGATTGCGGTTGTGGCCGTTTTCTTAGGGTTTAGTTTGCTTGACGGACATATGACCTTGCTGCCAGCCTTGACGATGTTAGTGTTGGCGCCAGAATATTTTTTACCATTACGGAACTTCGCTAATGACTACCACGCAACACTTGATGGTAAAAATGCGATGACTGATGTTTTGGAAGTTTTAGAAACACCAACGCCCCAAGCCGACAAAGACTTCAAATTAACAACGTGGACGCCCCAAGATTCGTTGAATTTTACGAATGTCCAGTTAACCTATCCCGATGGACAAGCACCGGCGTTAAATGCAATCAATTTTAGCGCGCATGGATATCAACGGATTGGTTTAGTTGGTAAATCAGGATCGGGTAAATCAACGTTGCTAGATTTAATCGGTGGTTTTCTCCAACCTGACGCGGATACAAACGGTACGATAAAGCTTGATGACTATCAGTTGGCACATTTGCAGCAGGCAGCGTGGCAACAACAGTTTCAATATATTCCACAAGCACCGTATTTATTCCACGCAACATTAGCTGAGAATATTAAATTTTACCAACCTAATGCTTCAATTGACGCGATTACGGCTGCGGTTGAACAAGCTGGGTTGACTGAGTTAGTGCAGGACTTGCCAGCTGGTTTGGATACGATGATTGGGGAAAGTGGGCAAGCGGTATCTGGTGGGCAAGCGCAACGGATTGCATTGGCACGGGCATTTTTGAGCCCCGACCGCCATGTGTTGCTGTTCGATGAACCAACCGCCCACTTGGATATTGAAACAGAAATTAATTTGAAAAAGGCGATGCTGCCATTGCTCGAAAATCACTTGGTCTTTTTTGCCACGCACCGTTTACACTGGTTAAACGAAATGGATTATGTCCTCGTAATGGACAATGGTCAAATTGTTGAACAGGGCACACCAACTGAATTATTAGCACAAAATGGCGCCTATGTAGCATTACGCCAAGAAATGGGTGAGTTAGGAGGATTAGATTAA
- the cydB gene encoding cytochrome d ubiquinol oxidase subunit II — protein MTTLQILWFVLIGVLFAGFFFLEGFDFGVGMALKTLTKNKAERDALVASIGPHWDGNEVWLITAGGALFASMPNWYASLFSGFYIPLFLVLLALIFRGVSFEFRAMMKFEKNQGIWEWATAIGSFVAPFMLGMIFTAMVKGMPMDAQYNVRGHFFDFVNIFTLVGGVAVVLMSYIHGLNFIRIKTIGDIRQRAADWAQKLYLVLFAGEVVFAVLVYIYTDFFTKKPILTMLILALIVLSSVVSYLATLKDKEVVSFVTSGLNLVGVVALLFVGVFPRTMVANDAAHSLLIQNASSSPYTLNLMTWITVFALPVVLAYQIWSFYVFRERLTVGKKSGH, from the coding sequence ATGACAACATTACAAATTTTATGGTTTGTCTTAATCGGCGTCCTGTTTGCCGGCTTTTTCTTCCTCGAAGGATTTGACTTTGGTGTGGGAATGGCGCTTAAGACATTAACTAAAAATAAAGCTGAACGTGACGCATTGGTCGCATCAATTGGACCGCACTGGGATGGTAATGAAGTTTGGTTAATCACCGCTGGTGGTGCCTTATTTGCTTCAATGCCTAACTGGTATGCTTCATTGTTCTCAGGTTTCTATATTCCGTTATTCTTAGTATTGCTTGCTTTAATTTTCCGGGGTGTATCATTTGAATTCCGGGCGATGATGAAGTTTGAAAAGAACCAAGGTATCTGGGAATGGGCAACGGCAATTGGTTCGTTTGTCGCTCCATTTATGCTTGGGATGATTTTTACCGCAATGGTTAAGGGCATGCCAATGGATGCGCAATACAATGTTCGCGGGCACTTCTTTGACTTTGTGAACATCTTTACCTTAGTTGGTGGGGTGGCAGTGGTCTTGATGAGCTATATTCACGGTTTGAACTTTATCCGGATTAAGACGATTGGTGATATTCGCCAACGTGCGGCTGATTGGGCACAGAAATTATACCTTGTATTGTTTGCTGGGGAAGTAGTTTTTGCAGTCCTAGTATACATTTACACCGATTTCTTTACTAAGAAACCAATTTTAACCATGTTGATTTTAGCTTTAATTGTCCTTTCTTCAGTAGTGTCATACCTAGCTACCTTGAAAGATAAGGAAGTGGTGAGTTTTGTGACTTCTGGTTTGAATTTAGTTGGTGTCGTTGCTTTGCTCTTTGTTGGTGTATTCCCACGAACGATGGTTGCAAACGACGCTGCGCATAGTTTGTTAATCCAGAATGCTTCATCATCACCATACACATTGAACTTGATGACTTGGATTACCGTCTTTGCTTTGCCAGTCGTTTTGGCATACCAAATCTGGAGTTTCTATGTTTTCCGTGAACGTTTAACGGTGGGCAAGAAATCAGGTCACTAA
- a CDS encoding M20/M25/M40 family metallo-hydrolase, whose amino-acid sequence MVTAEKQISATHQEIIDNYLGLLAEYVKIPSVSAHTEDAYLIEAAEFTARRFREIGGTVEILTDNPRPLVFAEFKAATTVVNPKTILFYNHYDVQAAEPLNLWKHDPFTLVQENDKLIGRGVDDDKGNLIARLTALRLYLSDHGNLPVNIKFLVEGEEEVASEHLESYLAKYADKFANDLVVWESGTKTATGKLELIGGNKGVATFNFTAHSADHDLHSSLAAVVDSATWRLAQAIATLRDADGRVAVAGFYDNIVEPTDRELELVDALDDNTELLRKAYGLELPYLTDLSGRDLNRELLFQPALNIEAFHSGYEGDGVKTILPADAIAKFDVRLVPGMDPHDVVGKIHYHLINHGFGDIAVEFTLGEKGYRSDMSDPMIANIIETAKDVYGNDKLAVAPTSAGTGPMDMFHEHLNAPIVAFGIGYPDTLDHAPNENIRKVDYLQGIDYIYEIISSFR is encoded by the coding sequence ATGGTTACCGCAGAAAAACAAATTAGTGCCACCCACCAAGAAATTATCGATAATTATCTCGGCTTACTCGCCGAATATGTCAAAATCCCATCCGTCTCAGCACACACAGAAGACGCCTACTTAATCGAAGCTGCTGAATTCACAGCCCGCCGTTTCCGCGAAATCGGTGGTACCGTGGAAATCTTAACCGATAATCCCCGTCCACTCGTTTTCGCCGAATTCAAAGCCGCGACGACCGTTGTAAATCCCAAAACAATTCTTTTCTACAATCACTACGATGTACAAGCAGCCGAACCATTAAATCTGTGGAAACACGACCCATTCACTTTGGTACAAGAAAATGATAAATTAATTGGCCGCGGGGTCGATGACGATAAAGGTAACTTAATCGCGCGCCTCACCGCCCTACGCTTGTATTTATCTGACCATGGTAACTTGCCGGTTAACATTAAATTTTTAGTTGAAGGTGAAGAAGAGGTCGCCTCAGAACACTTAGAAAGCTACTTAGCTAAATACGCCGACAAATTCGCCAATGACCTAGTTGTGTGGGAATCCGGCACCAAAACGGCGACCGGTAAACTAGAATTAATCGGTGGTAACAAGGGGGTTGCCACTTTCAACTTCACCGCGCATTCTGCTGACCATGACTTGCACTCAAGTTTAGCCGCTGTTGTCGATAGTGCCACTTGGCGTTTAGCGCAAGCAATTGCGACGCTGCGTGACGCTGACGGCCGTGTTGCGGTTGCTGGTTTCTACGATAATATTGTCGAACCAACGGACCGCGAACTCGAATTAGTGGACGCCCTCGATGACAACACTGAATTATTGCGTAAAGCCTATGGTTTAGAGCTCCCCTACTTAACTGATTTAAGTGGTCGTGATTTAAATCGGGAATTGTTATTTCAACCAGCACTCAATATTGAAGCGTTCCACTCAGGCTACGAAGGGGACGGTGTCAAAACAATCTTACCGGCAGATGCCATCGCCAAATTCGATGTCCGTTTGGTCCCTGGCATGGATCCCCACGATGTTGTCGGCAAAATTCACTACCACCTGATTAACCACGGTTTTGGTGATATTGCTGTTGAATTTACGCTTGGTGAAAAAGGCTACCGTTCTGATATGAGTGATCCCATGATTGCAAATATTATCGAAACTGCCAAAGACGTCTACGGAAATGATAAACTAGCAGTAGCCCCAACCTCCGCCGGTACTGGTCCGATGGATATGTTCCATGAACATTTAAACGCCCCCATCGTGGCATTTGGTATCGGCTACCCGGATACGTTGGATCATGCGCCCAACGAAAACATTCGTAAGGTTGACTACTTACAAGGTATCGACTATATTTACGAAATAATCAGTTCATTTCGCTAA
- a CDS encoding MetQ/NlpA family ABC transporter substrate-binding protein: MKKVLLAIAALFVVITLAACGAKSGSSDKTVKVGVVGTDDRIWNSIIEQAKKKDINIKLVHFTDYDQPNAALKSGQIDLNAFQHQYFLDQWNKANKGNIVSIGDTLLAPIRLYGGTGVTKLSDIKKNAQIVIPNDPTNEGRALTLLATAGLIKVKDTALPTPNDISSNPLNLKIVPVDAAQTARQLKSAAAAVINDSTASDAKLDKTKAVFVEPVNKASKQWINIIAADKKNANNKTYKEIVKIYQTQKTKDLLKKYYGDTEIPAWDIKLK, encoded by the coding sequence ATGAAGAAAGTATTACTCGCGATTGCCGCACTGTTCGTAGTTATTACCCTTGCTGCTTGCGGCGCCAAGTCAGGTTCATCAGACAAAACGGTTAAAGTTGGGGTTGTTGGGACTGACGACCGTATCTGGAACTCAATCATTGAACAAGCCAAGAAGAAGGACATCAACATTAAGTTAGTTCACTTCACTGACTACGATCAACCAAATGCAGCTTTGAAGTCAGGTCAAATCGACTTGAACGCCTTCCAACACCAATACTTCTTGGATCAATGGAACAAAGCTAACAAGGGTAACATCGTTTCAATCGGTGACACCCTCTTAGCACCAATTCGTTTGTACGGTGGTACTGGCGTAACTAAGTTGTCAGACATCAAGAAGAACGCCCAAATCGTAATTCCTAATGACCCAACTAACGAAGGTCGTGCTTTAACCCTCTTAGCAACTGCTGGTTTGATCAAGGTTAAGGATACTGCTTTGCCAACGCCAAACGACATTTCTTCAAACCCATTGAACTTGAAGATTGTGCCAGTTGACGCTGCCCAAACTGCTCGTCAATTGAAGTCAGCTGCAGCCGCTGTTATTAACGACTCAACTGCTTCAGATGCTAAGCTTGATAAAACGAAGGCTGTCTTCGTAGAACCAGTTAACAAAGCTTCTAAGCAATGGATTAACATCATCGCTGCTGATAAGAAAAATGCCAACAACAAGACTTACAAGGAAATTGTGAAGATTTACCAAACACAAAAGACTAAGGACTTGTTGAAGAAGTACTACGGCGATACTGAAATCCCAGCTTGGGACATCAAATTGAAGTAA
- a CDS encoding cytochrome ubiquinol oxidase subunit I translates to MDVALSVISLARFQFGMTTVFHFLFIPLSIGLGLIVGVMETMYVVKKNELYKHMAQFWGKIFLLSFAVGVVTGIIQEFQFGMNWSEYSRFVGDIFGAPLAIEALVAFFLESTFIGLWMFGWDRFKPGLHVAFIWITTLGSSLSALWILAANSFMQNPVGFLLKNGRAQLVDFPALLKNHQLWLEFPHVMFGSFLTAGFVVAGMSGFALMKKKNVKFFRKSMQIGLIIGLVATFGMLATGDRHSLALETDQPMKFAATEGLMEDSGGKNKSQAWALAGQYDEKNHTSVWEVDVPYVLSLLAHHKLTGFNKGENTVNKELHAKYDKKFGKDMNYYVPTNALFLSFHVMAMAAGVFGMVAVVGLWFSRKKYTDEWLVKQKWLLWVLGVVTFLPFIANTAGWLITELGRYPWVVYGYLTIADAVSPNVSAGSMLFSNILFFVSFATLGAVMVYLSARVLREGPDDLMIDETPVTDPFAEEAFKK, encoded by the coding sequence ATGGATGTAGCACTTTCAGTTATTTCTTTAGCACGTTTCCAATTTGGGATGACAACAGTCTTTCACTTTTTGTTCATTCCATTATCAATCGGGCTTGGTTTAATCGTCGGTGTGATGGAAACCATGTACGTGGTAAAGAAAAATGAGTTGTACAAGCACATGGCGCAGTTCTGGGGCAAAATTTTCTTACTCAGTTTTGCGGTAGGTGTGGTTACTGGGATTATTCAGGAATTCCAATTTGGGATGAACTGGTCTGAATATTCTCGTTTCGTGGGTGACATTTTTGGTGCCCCATTAGCTATTGAAGCTTTGGTGGCCTTCTTCCTTGAATCAACTTTTATTGGTTTGTGGATGTTTGGCTGGGATCGCTTTAAGCCAGGTCTACACGTAGCGTTTATCTGGATTACAACTTTGGGTTCGTCACTGTCAGCCTTATGGATTTTGGCAGCGAACTCATTCATGCAAAATCCAGTTGGTTTTCTGTTGAAGAATGGTCGCGCACAATTGGTTGATTTTCCAGCATTGTTGAAGAATCATCAGTTATGGTTAGAATTTCCCCACGTCATGTTTGGTTCGTTCTTGACGGCTGGATTTGTTGTGGCGGGGATGTCTGGTTTTGCGTTGATGAAGAAGAAAAACGTTAAGTTCTTCCGAAAATCAATGCAAATCGGTTTGATTATTGGTTTAGTAGCCACATTCGGCATGTTGGCTACCGGTGACCGCCACTCATTGGCATTGGAAACTGACCAACCAATGAAGTTTGCGGCGACTGAAGGTTTGATGGAAGATTCTGGTGGTAAGAACAAGTCACAAGCTTGGGCTTTAGCCGGTCAATATGATGAGAAGAATCATACATCAGTCTGGGAAGTTGACGTTCCTTATGTTCTTTCACTTTTGGCCCACCACAAGTTAACTGGGTTTAACAAGGGTGAAAACACCGTCAACAAAGAATTACACGCGAAATACGATAAGAAATTTGGTAAGGATATGAATTACTATGTCCCAACTAATGCATTGTTCTTATCATTCCACGTGATGGCCATGGCGGCAGGTGTCTTCGGTATGGTAGCCGTTGTTGGGCTATGGTTTAGCCGTAAGAAATACACTGATGAGTGGCTCGTAAAGCAAAAATGGCTGTTATGGGTACTTGGTGTGGTAACGTTCTTACCATTCATTGCTAATACTGCTGGTTGGTTGATTACCGAACTTGGCCGTTACCCATGGGTTGTTTACGGTTACTTAACGATTGCGGATGCGGTATCGCCGAATGTTTCCGCTGGTTCAATGCTATTCTCTAACATTTTATTCTTTGTATCATTTGCAACACTTGGTGCCGTGATGGTCTACTTATCAGCCCGCGTTTTACGTGAAGGGCCTGATGACTTGATGATTGACGAAACACCAGTGACGGATCCTTTTGCAGAGGAGGCGTTTAAAAAATGA
- the cydC gene encoding thiol reductant ABC exporter subunit CydC — translation MHDIIDTFAHDSWVLPYLKRYKGLLLLVIFLGFMTFFCGSALMFTSGYLISRAAQRPENILLIYVPIVLTRAFGIGRPAFRYAQRLTSHNWVLRIVSDFRKKLYLAVEKTAVTIRQERQTGDILAVLADDIEHIENLYLRTIFPVIIGWLLYIVVTVAIGGFNWAFGLLMFLLFGMITIVIPLISVAVNGARVYKTREIQHDFYVGLTDSVLGLADWVIAGRQKDLVANQDQPIEAQVRLRRQDHHFTWWRDFTTQMFVGIITIVMLVFADVEFGGSDKLVNWIAAFTLAIFPTIDAFQGIAQGFTEWPSHQASIRRVNDFDHNEKTASAVPQVEVVPNDFTALNINDVTFQYENGKAPAVSHLNLQIKKGEKLAILGPSGAGKSTLLKLLLGDLTATDGQILVNDIDVAALQTHRAELFGVLDQQPYLFNSTVMNNVRLGNLAATDEQVIAAVEAVGLGELVAGLPDGYQTAMSEGGNRFSGGERQRFALARILLQDAPIIILDEPTVSLDPITEAAILATIFKLFKDKTIIWVTHHLMGVKYVDQVRFIENGQFEMVGSPAELYQTEPRFKKLLDLDRGLTTE, via the coding sequence ATGCATGATATTATTGATACCTTTGCTCATGACTCATGGGTTTTGCCGTATTTGAAGCGCTATAAAGGACTGCTTTTGCTAGTCATTTTCCTAGGCTTTATGACCTTCTTCTGCGGCTCAGCACTAATGTTTACGTCGGGTTATTTGATTTCACGGGCGGCGCAACGACCAGAAAACATCTTGCTAATCTATGTACCAATTGTATTGACGCGGGCGTTTGGGATTGGCCGGCCAGCATTCCGGTATGCCCAACGCTTGACTTCACATAATTGGGTGTTGCGAATTGTTTCAGATTTTCGTAAAAAGTTGTACCTTGCTGTTGAAAAAACGGCGGTCACAATTCGGCAAGAACGGCAAACTGGTGATATTTTAGCCGTGTTAGCTGATGATATTGAACACATCGAAAACTTGTACTTACGAACGATTTTTCCAGTTATTATTGGTTGGCTACTCTATATCGTCGTCACGGTCGCAATTGGTGGTTTCAACTGGGCCTTTGGGTTGCTGATGTTCCTGTTGTTTGGGATGATAACAATCGTGATTCCGCTGATTTCAGTCGCTGTGAATGGCGCCCGTGTGTATAAAACCCGCGAAATTCAACATGATTTTTACGTCGGTTTGACGGATTCAGTGTTAGGTTTAGCGGACTGGGTGATTGCGGGACGCCAAAAAGACTTAGTTGCCAATCAAGATCAACCAATTGAAGCGCAAGTACGGCTCCGGCGCCAAGATCACCACTTTACTTGGTGGCGCGACTTTACCACACAGATGTTTGTCGGGATTATTACGATTGTGATGTTAGTTTTTGCGGATGTCGAATTCGGTGGCTCAGATAAATTGGTTAACTGGATTGCGGCCTTTACGCTCGCTATTTTTCCAACGATTGATGCCTTCCAAGGAATTGCGCAGGGCTTTACCGAATGGCCGAGTCACCAAGCGTCAATTCGGCGGGTCAATGATTTTGACCATAATGAAAAAACGGCTTCGGCGGTACCACAAGTTGAAGTCGTACCAAATGATTTTACCGCGTTAAACATTAACGATGTGACTTTCCAATATGAAAATGGGAAGGCACCGGCGGTTAGTCATTTGAACTTACAAATTAAAAAAGGTGAGAAGTTGGCGATATTGGGTCCTTCTGGGGCAGGTAAGTCGACCCTCCTGAAATTATTATTGGGGGATTTGACGGCAACTGACGGCCAAATTTTAGTTAATGATATTGATGTGGCTGCTTTACAAACGCATCGGGCTGAATTATTCGGGGTGCTTGACCAACAACCGTACTTATTCAATTCAACGGTTATGAACAATGTGCGCCTAGGTAATTTGGCAGCGACAGATGAACAAGTTATCGCCGCGGTTGAGGCCGTCGGTTTGGGTGAGTTGGTGGCTGGTTTGCCAGATGGGTACCAAACTGCAATGTCAGAAGGTGGTAACCGCTTCTCGGGTGGTGAACGGCAACGCTTTGCTTTAGCTCGTATCTTGCTACAAGACGCCCCCATCATCATTTTGGACGAACCCACAGTGAGCTTGGATCCAATTACAGAGGCCGCCATCTTGGCAACAATCTTTAAATTGTTTAAAGATAAGACCATCATCTGGGTCACACACCACTTAATGGGTGTAAAATACGTAGACCAAGTTCGTTTTATTGAAAATGGCCAATTTGAAATGGTTGGCAGTCCTGCGGAATTGTATCAAACTGAGCCACGCTTTAAGAAGCTGCTTGATTTGGATCGCGGGTTAACGACTGAGTAG